CACAAACTCGCCAGCAAACCATCCAGAAATATAGCGAATTACAAAAAGTATTCCCCGATATTCATGATACAATCATAGCGATTTATCCATCAGGAGAAAAACATATCATCGTCGAATTTATCTCGACAGGTACATCTCCCGACAAATCAAAATTTGAACTCCCTGTCACCACCATTTTCACTATAGAAAACAATCTCATAAGCAGCGATTTTACCTATTACGATAATTTCTAAAACCCAAAACGCTGTTTGTCATAACATGAGTCATCCCAAATTTTGGGATAATTTGCAATAGAGACCTCTTGTTTGCATTTATTGGGATTCACGAGATAGACCATCGTGCTTTTTATCCAATAGGGGACAACTTATTATGGTTTCATGTTAAATTTCAGAATAACTCATTCACTAAATTTGAGATGACTCATGTTTTTTTAGTACCCTCTCCAAAACCATCAAAACACGCATTACAGCAAACGCATTTTCCAAACACATTTCCACCGACAACTTTCATTTCGTCATACCCGTTTTTCCCCTCCCCAAAACCTTCATTATTCATCACTTTATTATTCATCCCTTCATTATCCATTACTTCATTATTTCATTACCCTATACCTTCTATTTAATTTGTACAATAAAATCTTTAATTCTGAAAGATATTTAGTACAATTTAAAGGCTTGTAGGGGTAATGTTGGGGCAAAAAACCACCCATACATACTATTATGCAGGTTTTGTTGTAGTAATGTAGTAACAAAACATTGGACTATTTGAAGCAAAGCCCTCTACCTTTGCAACAGGTTAACCGAACAAACATTTATCCAAGAAAATGATTGAAAGCCTCAATCATCTCACAATCCCTAATAAAAGCTTTTGCAAAATGAACAGAAAAATTGTACTAATCTTTAGTATTTTACTGCTATGTAGTGTATTCAACACACTAATGGCACAAACCCTTCGGGTAACAGGTAAAGTAACCTCCAAAACGAATGGCGAAGCCTTAGTAGGAGCAACAGTTGCTGTACTTGGAACATCAAAGGCAACCATCACAGACTCGCTTGGAAAGTACACCCTTAGCGTAACACCAGGAGCAATTATGGTTGTTAGTTACTTAGGGGCATCAGGCCAAAACTACACCGTAAAAGCAGGA
The DNA window shown above is from Flectobacillus major DSM 103 and carries:
- a CDS encoding nuclear transport factor 2 family protein, with the translated sequence MRNWRIVLFWGIVLGSCQTQVQEKPHLEAFIQRYFTYFNQHDWNKLAEMYIEKAQFKDPSLGKGIVTQTRQQTIQKYSELQKVFPDIHDTIIAIYPSGEKHIIVEFISTGTSPDKSKFELPVTTIFTIENNLISSDFTYYDNF